From Arachis stenosperma cultivar V10309 chromosome 2, arast.V10309.gnm1.PFL2, whole genome shotgun sequence, one genomic window encodes:
- the LOC130960358 gene encoding probable aquaporin NIP7-1 — MVMAEVIGTFILMFCVSGIIASTKFQSGEVGLLEYAATAGLTVVVIIFSIGPISCAHVNPAVTIAFATIGHVPWYKVPIYIIAQIVGSIFATFIGSLVYGIKSEVMITRPIQGCNSAFWVELIATFIIMFLVAALTSEYESVGHLSGFVAGIAIGLAVLITGPVSGGSMNPARSLGPAIVSWKFKDIWIYMIAPSGGAIAGAQTLRFLRLNKDQPCNTDVGHAISYCSS, encoded by the exons ATG GTGATGGCAGAGGTGATTGGAACATTTATTTTGATGTTCTGTGTAAGTGGAATAATAGCAAGCACAAAATTCCAAAGTGGTGAAGTGGGGCTTCTAGAGTATGCAGCCACAGCAGGATTAACAGTGGTTGTTATCATCTTCTCCATAGGACCAATTTCTTGTGCACATGTCAACCCAGCTGTCACAATTGCCTTTGCCACAATTGGTCATGTTCCATGGTACAAG GTTCCAATTTACATAATAGCACAGATAGTAGGTTCTATATTTGCCACATTTATAGGTAGCCTTGTTTATGGCATAAAATCAGAGGTTATGATCACAAGGCCAATCCAAGGTTGCAACTCTGCATTCTGGGTTGAACTCATTGCAACTTTCATCATCATGTTCCTTGTTGCTGCTTTGACATCTGAGTATGAATCA GTTGGGCATTTATCTGGCTTTGTTGCTGGAATTGCAATTGGTCTTGCTGTACTAATCACAGG GCCTGTGTCAGGTGGATCAATGAACCCTGCAAGATCATTAGGACCAGCAATTGTTTCATGGAAATTCAAGGACATTTGGATATACATGATAGCACCAAGTGGTGGAGCCATAGCAGGAGCTCAAACTCTTCGTTTTCTTCGCCTTAATAAGGACCAACCTTGCAACACCGATGTTGGTCACGCCATATCCTATTGTTCAagttag